A stretch of DNA from Candidatus Protochlamydia phocaeensis:
GAAGTGAGATGACGATTTCTTTTTCACGCAGGCTCTTAATTAATTTTCGTTATTCGGTTTCAGATCTAAGAAATGGCAGAATTCCTCAACCTTCCAAAGGCATTCTTCAGGGGCAATAAAATCACGTTCTATTTCTATTTGCTTTTTAGCCCATTTATAACAGGAGGAATGAATTTCGTTTAATTCCTTACTTAAGCTAAGAGATCCCTTTAGAAAATTTTCAATTTTTTTTTGATGAGATTGTAAAGTTATCTCTCGGAATAAGCTTTTGACGAGATGTATTTTGTTTTAGCTTTTCCTGATTAGTTCTTTATAATATAAGCATGCTTTAATTTCCATTCCTGGAACCAGGCTATTTTATAAAAGCCCAGCTTACAATAAAAGCCTTCCACGTAAAAGGTATGCCTACTGCCATAATAATTCTTAATTAAGCTCTTTTTCTGTAAATTTGAGGGCGATAGATTCCTTTATCTACAATTTCCAAAAGGCGCAAAGCTGCGTGACTTGAGATGTCTTCTTCATCCCAGATTAAGCTCCCGAATTGAAAAAATTTTCCATAGTCTCCTGACTTTGAGGATAAAATCCCTGGGGGGACCCTATTCCTTCTTTCTTATAAAAATCACCCCAAACAAACCTTCTGGTATAGATTTATAAAAAATTATATAACTTTAAAGTGGATAATTCTCAATAATTAAATTTCTATTAAATCGCATAATTGAATGCGGTATATATTATCAAATAAAATTGATTTCATCATTTATAGAATAACCATATCATGTCTGATAATATTTATTTTCTCTTAAAGTATTTCTTTCACTGAATGGAATCATAAAATAGAAGTAATCCATTTTCCCATTTTGCAATTAGCTTGGGTTCAATTTTTCTGGTGCCTTTATATTTATCAAATTCTCTAACAACATGAAAGATGTAGTGCTCCCTAAATAGACAGGACCACCTAGCTTGCTCCTTAAGAGATAGG
This window harbors:
- a CDS encoding DUF29 family protein — encoded protein: MHLVKSLFREITLQSHQKKIENFLKGSLSLSKELNEIHSSCYKWAKKQIEIERDFIAPEECLWKVEEFCHFLDLKPNNEN